Proteins found in one Rhodobacter capsulatus SB 1003 genomic segment:
- the pflB gene encoding formate C-acetyltransferase: MTAAAVDPWHGFSAGAWRETIDLRGFIQENYTPFTGDAGFLTGPTARTRKLWADVAALLKLERERGVLDVSADRPSTITAHEAGYIDRDNELIVGLQTDAPLKRAIMPNGGLRMVEAGLKAYGFTPDATVAEIWTKYRKSHNQGIFDTYSPDILAARKSGVITGLPDAYGRGRIIGDYRRVALYGIDRLKAAKLAEFHALDEAVFDEDTLRLREELSEQFRALEELREMAGKYGIDLSAPAFTAREAVQATYLGYLAAVKEQNGAAMSLGRVSSFLDVYFERDLAAGRLTEEAAQELIDDLVIKLRIIRFLRTPDYDELFSGDPTWVTEAIGGMGEDGRTLVTKTSFRVLQTLYNLGPAPEPNLTVLWSVGLPRGFKTFCAKVSKDTSAIQYENDDLMRPKWGDDYGIACCVSAMRIGKQMQFFGARANLAKALLYAINGGVDEKSGALVARGLSPITADVLDYDEVRAKFDLAMDWLARTYVKALNAIHYMHDKYAYERIEMALHDRDILRTMATGIAGLSIVADSLSAIKHAKVRVIRNDAGLAVDYAIEGDYPAFGNNDDRVDEIAVAVTEAFMAKIAAQPHFYRNAMPTQSILTITSNVVYGKKTGNTPDGRRAGEPFAPGANPMNGRDKKGFVAAGASVAKLPYDAALDGVSWTASATPGSMGHTEAEQVTNLANCLDGFCGAGGFHVNVNMLTREMLEDAMHHPEAYPQLTVRVSGYAVNFVKLTRAQQLDVISRTFHASL; the protein is encoded by the coding sequence ATGACTGCCGCCGCCGTCGATCCGTGGCACGGGTTCTCGGCCGGGGCCTGGCGCGAGACGATCGACCTGCGCGGCTTCATTCAGGAAAACTACACCCCCTTCACCGGCGATGCGGGCTTTCTGACCGGGCCGACGGCGCGGACGCGCAAGCTTTGGGCCGATGTCGCGGCGCTGCTGAAACTGGAACGCGAAAGGGGGGTTCTGGATGTCTCGGCCGACCGGCCCTCGACGATCACCGCGCATGAGGCGGGCTATATCGACCGCGACAACGAACTCATTGTCGGCCTGCAGACCGATGCGCCGCTCAAGCGGGCGATCATGCCGAACGGCGGGCTGCGCATGGTCGAGGCCGGGCTGAAGGCCTATGGTTTCACCCCGGATGCGACCGTGGCCGAGATCTGGACGAAATACCGCAAGAGCCACAATCAGGGCATTTTCGACACCTATTCCCCCGACATTCTGGCGGCGCGGAAATCGGGCGTGATCACCGGCCTGCCCGATGCCTATGGCCGCGGCCGGATCATCGGCGATTACCGGCGCGTGGCGCTTTATGGCATCGACCGGCTGAAGGCGGCGAAACTGGCGGAATTCCATGCGCTGGATGAGGCGGTCTTCGACGAAGACACGCTGCGCCTGCGCGAGGAGCTTTCCGAACAGTTCCGCGCCCTGGAAGAGCTGCGCGAGATGGCGGGCAAATACGGCATCGATCTGTCCGCCCCGGCCTTTACCGCGCGTGAGGCAGTGCAGGCGACCTATCTTGGCTATCTGGCGGCGGTAAAGGAACAAAACGGCGCGGCGATGTCGCTGGGCCGGGTCTCGTCCTTCCTTGACGTCTATTTCGAACGCGATCTGGCGGCGGGCCGTCTGACCGAGGAAGCGGCGCAGGAGCTGATCGACGATCTGGTGATCAAGCTGCGCATCATCCGCTTCCTGCGCACGCCGGATTATGACGAGCTCTTCTCGGGCGATCCCACCTGGGTCACCGAGGCCATCGGCGGCATGGGCGAAGACGGCCGGACGCTGGTCACGAAGACCTCGTTCCGGGTGCTGCAGACGCTTTACAACCTTGGCCCGGCGCCCGAGCCGAACCTGACCGTGCTCTGGTCGGTCGGCCTGCCGCGCGGCTTCAAGACCTTCTGCGCCAAGGTGTCCAAGGATACTTCGGCGATCCAATATGAAAACGACGATCTGATGCGGCCGAAATGGGGCGACGATTACGGCATCGCCTGCTGCGTGTCCGCAATGCGGATCGGCAAGCAGATGCAGTTCTTTGGCGCGCGGGCAAACCTGGCCAAGGCGCTGCTTTACGCGATCAACGGCGGCGTCGATGAAAAGTCGGGGGCGCTGGTGGCCAGGGGGCTGAGCCCGATCACCGCGGATGTGCTCGACTATGACGAGGTGCGGGCCAAATTCGATCTGGCGATGGACTGGCTGGCGCGGACTTATGTCAAGGCGCTGAACGCGATCCACTACATGCATGACAAATACGCCTATGAACGGATCGAGATGGCGCTGCATGACCGCGATATCCTGCGCACGATGGCGACGGGGATTGCGGGGCTCTCGATCGTCGCCGACAGCCTCTCGGCGATCAAGCATGCCAAGGTTCGGGTCATCCGCAACGACGCCGGTCTTGCCGTCGATTACGCGATCGAGGGCGACTATCCGGCCTTTGGCAACAACGATGACCGGGTGGACGAAATCGCCGTCGCCGTGACCGAGGCCTTCATGGCCAAGATCGCCGCGCAGCCGCATTTCTACCGCAACGCCATGCCGACGCAGTCGATCCTGACGATCACCTCGAATGTGGTTTACGGCAAGAAGACCGGCAACACCCCCGATGGCCGCCGCGCGGGCGAACCCTTTGCGCCCGGCGCCAACCCGATGAACGGGCGCGACAAGAAGGGCTTCGTGGCGGCGGGCGCCTCGGTCGCGAAACTGCCTTACGATGCCGCGCTTGATGGCGTGTCCTGGACGGCCTCGGCCACCCCCGGCTCGATGGGCCATACCGAGGCCGAGCAGGTGACGAACCTGGCCAATTGTCTGGACGGCTTCTGCGGGGCAGGGGGCTTTCACGTCAACGTCAACATGCTGACCCGCGAGATGCTGGAAGATGCGATGCACCACCCCGAGGCCTATCCGCAGCTGACCGTGCGCGTCTCGGGCTATGCGGTGAATTTCGTCAAGCTGACGCGGGCGCAGCAGCTTGACGTGATCAGCCGCACCTTCCACGCCAGCCTGTGA
- a CDS encoding trypsin-like serine peptidase, with protein MRLRLALALIALCAAPAAAFESGLKLLATGNDSRGWEAVGRLDLGHGSFCTGTLIAADLVLTAAHCLYDPKTRQMIDTRAIEFQAGLRNGRAVAYRNARRAVAHPSYQYLGPRQFDLVGYDLALVQLDQPIRLPQVQPFALDTSPAEGDTVGVVSYAHDRAEAPALQSMCNVLTRDSDVVLMNCAADFGSSGAPVFAMRSFEPKIVSVVSAKAELRGKKVSLGTLVERVEAVRAELDLPDSTAPVNETRRIGGAKFIRP; from the coding sequence ATGCGCCTGCGCCTTGCCCTTGCCCTGATCGCGCTTTGCGCCGCGCCTGCCGCGGCCTTTGAAAGCGGGCTGAAGCTGCTGGCCACCGGCAATGACAGCCGCGGCTGGGAGGCGGTCGGGCGGCTGGATCTGGGCCATGGCAGTTTCTGCACCGGCACGCTGATTGCCGCCGATCTGGTGCTGACGGCGGCGCATTGTCTTTATGATCCGAAGACGCGGCAGATGATCGACACCCGCGCGATCGAGTTTCAGGCCGGGCTGCGCAATGGCCGTGCCGTCGCCTATCGCAACGCGCGCCGTGCCGTCGCGCATCCGTCCTATCAATATCTCGGGCCGCGGCAGTTCGACCTTGTGGGCTATGATCTGGCGCTGGTGCAGCTGGATCAGCCGATCCGGTTGCCGCAGGTGCAGCCCTTCGCGCTCGACACCTCGCCCGCCGAGGGGGATACCGTCGGTGTCGTTTCCTATGCCCATGACCGCGCCGAGGCGCCGGCGCTGCAAAGCATGTGCAACGTGCTGACCCGCGACAGCGATGTCGTGCTGATGAACTGCGCCGCCGATTTCGGATCGTCGGGGGCGCCGGTCTTCGCGATGCGCAGCTTCGAGCCGAAGATCGTCTCGGTCGTCTCGGCCAAGGCGGAGCTGCGCGGCAAGAAGGTTTCGCTCGGCACTTTGGTCGAGCGGGTGGAGGCGGTCCGGGCGGAACTTGACCTGCCCGACAGCACCGCCCCGGTGAACGAGACGCGCCGCATCGGCGGGGCGAAATTCATCCGGCCCTGA
- the glcF gene encoding glycolate oxidase subunit GlcF has protein sequence MQTNFTPEQLADPALARANQILRSCVHCGFCTATCPSYQVLGDELDSPRGRIYLIKEMLETGRPADARTARHIDRCLGCLACMTTCPSGVDYMHLIDQARAHVDRTFKRPLLDRALRFLLAKTVPHPTRFRLAMTAARWAKPFARAFPDARLRAMLAMAPESLPKPSPNVKPQVFPALGARRFRVALQTGCAQKALDTDINDATIRLLRRLGCEVVIPKTLGCCGALVHHMGREAEAHGQAEANIRAYLAAGRLDAIIINTSGCGTTVKDYGSYFADTPLQQEAAQVAGLARDITEFLAHVGLPEAAPKPLRVAYHAACSLQHGQQIRTAPKDLLKAAGFTVVEPSESHLCCGSAGTYNLLQPEISGELKRRKVATLEATAPQLIATGNIGCMMQIGSGTGLPVVHTVELLDWATGGPKPPRLVALP, from the coding sequence ATGCAGACGAATTTCACGCCCGAGCAGCTGGCCGATCCCGCGCTGGCCCGCGCCAACCAGATCCTGCGCAGCTGCGTCCATTGCGGCTTTTGCACCGCCACCTGCCCCAGCTATCAGGTGCTGGGCGACGAGCTCGACAGCCCGCGCGGGCGCATCTATCTGATCAAGGAGATGCTGGAAACCGGCCGCCCGGCCGATGCCCGCACGGCCAGGCACATCGACCGCTGTCTGGGGTGCCTCGCCTGCATGACCACCTGCCCCTCGGGCGTCGATTACATGCATCTGATCGATCAGGCCCGCGCGCATGTGGACCGCACTTTCAAGCGGCCGCTGCTGGACCGGGCGCTGCGCTTCCTGCTGGCGAAGACGGTGCCGCATCCGACCCGGTTCCGCCTGGCGATGACCGCGGCGCGGTGGGCCAAGCCCTTTGCCCGGGCCTTCCCCGATGCGCGGCTGCGCGCGATGCTGGCGATGGCGCCGGAAAGCCTGCCCAAGCCCTCGCCCAATGTGAAACCGCAGGTCTTTCCGGCGCTGGGCGCCCGGCGCTTCCGCGTTGCCCTGCAGACCGGCTGCGCGCAAAAGGCGCTGGATACCGATATCAACGATGCGACGATCCGGCTGTTGCGGCGGCTGGGCTGCGAGGTGGTCATTCCGAAGACCCTTGGCTGCTGCGGCGCGCTTGTGCATCACATGGGCCGCGAGGCTGAGGCGCATGGCCAGGCCGAGGCCAATATCCGCGCCTATCTGGCGGCGGGGCGGCTGGATGCGATCATCATCAACACCTCGGGCTGCGGCACGACGGTGAAGGATTACGGCAGCTATTTCGCCGATACGCCCCTGCAGCAGGAGGCCGCGCAGGTGGCGGGCCTTGCCCGCGACATCACCGAGTTTCTGGCGCATGTCGGCCTGCCCGAGGCGGCGCCGAAGCCGCTGCGCGTCGCCTATCACGCCGCCTGTTCGCTGCAGCACGGCCAGCAGATCAGGACCGCGCCCAAGGACCTTTTGAAAGCCGCGGGCTTCACCGTGGTGGAACCCTCCGAAAGCCATCTGTGCTGCGGCTCGGCGGGGACCTACAACCTGCTGCAGCCCGAGATTTCGGGCGAGCTGAAACGGCGCAAGGTCGCGACGCTTGAAGCCACCGCGCCGCAGCTGATCGCGACGGGCAATATCGGCTGCATGATGCAGATCGGCTCGGGCACCGGGCTGCCCGTCGTGCATACGGTCGAGCTGCTCGACTGGGCCACGGGCGGGCCGAAACCGCCGCGGCTGGTCGCGCTGCCTTAA